CGGTTGCCGCATGCGCCCGGTCGACGACGGCTTCCTTCGTCTCGGCGGCCTTGTCCTGTGCGCGGCCCTTGACGTCGAGCTTGTCGGACAACGCAGCCACGGTTTGACCCAGCTCGTCGCGGGTCTTGTCGATGTCGGACTGGAGTTCCTCGATGCCGGCGTCCGGACCCGGTTCGGGCGGAAGGCGATCAGCGCTGGCCATGTCGTGCCTCCTTGAGCTCATCGAGATCCTGCTTGACGCTGTCGACCGATTCGGCGGCAGGTGGTGGCACCTGCTTCGCGTGGCTGCGGCTGACCATCGCGGCCACTGCGGCGCCGATGAACAGCGCGGCAGCGACGATGATCGCGGCAGCCCATACCGGCAGGGCCAGCGAGATCGCGGCCACGGCGGCGGCGATGGCCGTCATCAGGCCCAGCACCGCCAGCAGGCCGGCGGCACTGATCAACCCGGCGCCGATGCCGGCGTGACGCGCCGATCCGTGGAACTCGCGTTGCGCCAACCGGAGCTCGTCGCGGACCAGTCGTGTCGTCTGCTCCTGCAATTGGCCCAGTAGCTGTGCTGTGGACGGTTCGTTGATCGTTTTCTGTTGAGTAGTCATCGTGGGCCTTCCCCAGGCGTACTGCTTCTCTCACAGCAGTGCCCGACTCGGGCTCGGGCAAAACCTGGAACAGACAAGAGCCGTTAGATCTTGCCTGTTCCGGGTATCCGCACTGGCAGCCGTTGTGAGGAGAATCCGTGAGCCGAGTCTCGAAAGTGCTGTACATGCCGTTGTCGATGGCGACAAGCGTGGGCGGGGGCCTGTTGGCCGGCGCGTTGTTCACCCAGATCTGGAAGCGCATCGATGAGCCGAACCGCGAACCGCCCGATCCCAAGGATCTGAATCGGTCCGCCGCCAAAGCCTTGACGGCAGCAGCTATCCAGGGACTGGTTTTCGGGTTGGTCCGCGCGGCCGTCGACCGGGCAGGAGCCAAAGGGTACCGGGCATTGGCCCATGAATCGCCGGTCTGAGGCGGACGGTTATCCGCTCGGGCGGCCGATGATCTTGCGTAGTCGGGTGCCCGTCGGGTAATCCAGCACCATCGGCGTGCCGGCCCCGGTCGGCTCGGAGGTCAGGATCACCCTCGGTTGTTCGCCGGTGGACAGCTTGTTGCGCAATTCCACCTTGG
The window above is part of the Mycolicibacterium fortuitum subsp. fortuitum genome. Proteins encoded here:
- a CDS encoding DUF4235 domain-containing protein, with the translated sequence MSRVSKVLYMPLSMATSVGGGLLAGALFTQIWKRIDEPNREPPDPKDLNRSAAKALTAAAIQGLVFGLVRAAVDRAGAKGYRALAHESPV
- a CDS encoding phage holin family protein yields the protein MTTQQKTINEPSTAQLLGQLQEQTTRLVRDELRLAQREFHGSARHAGIGAGLISAAGLLAVLGLMTAIAAAVAAISLALPVWAAAIIVAAALFIGAAVAAMVSRSHAKQVPPPAAESVDSVKQDLDELKEARHGQR
- a CDS encoding DUF3618 domain-containing protein; the encoded protein is MASADRLPPEPGPDAGIEELQSDIDKTRDELGQTVAALSDKLDVKGRAQDKAAETKEAVVDRAHAATEAAKSKPAIPVAAVIATLAAIGLLVWWRRH